DNA sequence from the Candidatus Kaistella beijingensis genome:
AAAATTTCCATTGATATTCCTTCGGGATTATTTGCCGACAAAATTTTGGATGAAAATTCAACGGTATTTAAAGCCGATGAAACGTTAAGCTTTCAGTTTTGGAAAAAGTCATTTCTTCATCCCGAAACTGGGGTTTTTTGTGGAAACATCAATATCCTCAATATTGGTTTAGGCAAAGAATTTATTCAAAAAGAACCTTCTGAAAATTTTGTCATTGATGAAACTTTAATCCGCAACATCTACAAACCTCACAACGAATTTTCAAACAAAGGAACTTACGGAAAAACTACTGTTGTTGCCGGAAGTTTCGGGAAAATGGGAGCGACAGTTTTAGCGACAAAAGCGGCTTTAAAATCGGGAAGTGGTTTAACTTTCACGCTCTCCCCAAAATGTGGTTATGAGATTTTGCAAACGACTTGTCCTGAAGCGATGTATTTGTACGGCGGCGAAGATTTCATTTCTCACTTTGATGTGGAGGAAAATTCAGTGGTTGGAATTGGTCCAGGTTTGGGAACTGATCCCGAAACAGAAAACACTTTTTTAGAATTCTTAAAAAATTATAGGAAACCTTTGGTTCTCGATGCAGATGCCTTAAATATAATTTCTAAAAATCCTGAAAACTTACGATTTATTCCGAAAAACTCAATCATCACGCCGCATCCGAAAGAATTTGAAAGACTTTTTGGCAAAACCGAGAACTCATTTGATAGGCTGGAATTATCGAAGAAGAAATCTGAAGAACTTGAAATTTTCATTGTTCTAAAAGACCATCATACTCAAATTATCACTCCTGAAAACAAAGTCTATTACAACATCACCGGAAATTCCGGAATGGCACAAGGTGGAAGTGGCGATGTTTTGCTTGGACTGATTACTTCACTTTTGGCTCAAAATTATTCCCCAAAAAATGCAAGCATTTTCGGAGTTTGGCTTCACGGAAAAGCGGGAGATTTCGCCGCAGAAAAACATTCCAAAGAAGCGATGCTTCCTTCAGATTTGATAGAAGAATTGGGAAATGCTTTTAAAACTCTGAAAAAATAATGGCTTCGTTTATGGATTGTTTTTTTAGAAATCTAAAATAAGTTTTTGGAAGTATTCTTCCCGCAATGGTTTTACCATTTGTTTTTTCTTGTTCAAGTGTGAATCGGCAAAAGTTGTTCGAGATTGTACAGGAACGTATCTTCAAATCGACAAAAAAGATTATTTGGTTTGTAATTCAGCTATTTTGAAAAATTTTAAAGAAGGCCAAACTGTTTCCGCAACATTTGAAAAAGCCGATTACTGCTCGGAATTTGAAGGGCAAGTTGTCTGTATGATGTATCACAAAAATGATGGAAAGATTCGTGTGACAAGTGTAAAGTAAAAATTTTTAGACCAGTTTGCACCCATTGCACTTTGCAACAATTTGCACCAATTAATCTGGTTTTTCATTTTCCGCTTCGGTAATCATTCGGTTTTTTGAAGTGAACAAGATAACAAAACCAGCAAGCATAAACGGAATCGAAAGAACCTGTCCTGTATTTAATCCAGCAAAAGTGATGAATTCGTCTCCTTGCGGTTCTTTCAA
Encoded proteins:
- a CDS encoding NAD(P)H-hydrate dehydratase, which gives rise to MKIFSSEQIKKCDEFTILNEPVTSVNLMERAAQSAVDWILKKFGYDHSFHFFCGNGNNGGDGFAMARMLYHCGFDVTVFIGKENQNFSKDAEINFYKVKQISGIDVLDFDAVKGFEFKNNSVIIDAVFGTGLNRNIEGKTVALIKLLNQLSFPKISIDIPSGLFADKILDENSTVFKADETLSFQFWKKSFLHPETGVFCGNINILNIGLGKEFIQKEPSENFVIDETLIRNIYKPHNEFSNKGTYGKTTVVAGSFGKMGATVLATKAALKSGSGLTFTLSPKCGYEILQTTCPEAMYLYGGEDFISHFDVEENSVVGIGPGLGTDPETENTFLEFLKNYRKPLVLDADALNIISKNPENLRFIPKNSIITPHPKEFERLFGKTENSFDRLELSKKKSEELEIFIVLKDHHTQIITPENKVYYNITGNSGMAQGGSGDVLLGLITSLLAQNYSPKNASIFGVWLHGKAGDFAAEKHSKEAMLPSDLIEELGNAFKTLKK